In Arsenicicoccus sp. oral taxon 190, the following are encoded in one genomic region:
- a CDS encoding alpha/beta hydrolase, whose protein sequence is MSTHEIRANTILPARREEIELHTADGLTLVGELALPLDRDPVATLVTLHPLPTHGGFMDSHVFKKASYRLPALADIAVLRFNTRGTSSPRGTSQGSFDHADGERFDVAAAIELAEFHEHPALPHRWLVGWSFGTDLTLMYGLDPAIEGAILLSPPLRWTGPEHLRDWAVDGRPLVALVPEHDDYLQPEQARERFAVVPQAEVVGIDGCKHLWVGETYVRRALDEIVARVRPGFGPLPTEWDGAVEEG, encoded by the coding sequence TTGAGCACGCACGAGATCCGCGCCAACACGATCCTGCCGGCCCGCCGCGAGGAGATCGAGCTGCACACCGCCGACGGGCTCACCCTCGTCGGCGAGCTGGCGCTGCCGCTCGACCGGGACCCGGTCGCGACGCTGGTGACGCTGCACCCGCTGCCGACCCACGGCGGCTTCATGGACAGCCACGTCTTCAAGAAGGCGTCCTACCGGCTGCCGGCCCTGGCCGACATCGCGGTGCTGCGGTTCAACACCCGCGGCACCAGCTCGCCGCGCGGGACCTCCCAGGGCAGCTTCGACCACGCCGACGGGGAGCGGTTCGACGTGGCGGCGGCGATCGAGCTGGCGGAGTTCCATGAGCACCCGGCGCTGCCGCACCGCTGGCTGGTGGGGTGGTCCTTCGGGACCGACCTGACGCTGATGTACGGCCTCGACCCCGCCATCGAGGGGGCCATCCTGCTGAGCCCGCCGCTGCGCTGGACCGGCCCGGAGCACCTGCGCGATTGGGCGGTCGACGGGCGGCCGCTGGTGGCCCTGGTGCCCGAGCACGACGACTACCTGCAGCCGGAGCAGGCGCGGGAGCGCTTCGCCGTCGTCCCGCAGGCCGAGGTCGTCGGGATCGACGGGTGCAAGCACCTGTGGGTGGGGGAGACCTACGTGCGGCGGGCGCTGGACG